The genomic region CTATCACCCACCGCTAATTCAGGCCCAGTGACAAAGGCATCGTATTCCCCACTACCTACCAACAAATCTGGCGGAACAATCAAAGAATCCCATCCCGCAGGACGACTAGTCTCGGATAGATTATCGTAAAGCGTTTCATCGCGTTATTTGTCGTTCTGTGATAGGATGATCTTTATTTACAGAATGCCTTTATGGTCTTTATGGAGATTGATTTGTGTTACGCGCCTTATTTTTGCTGATAGTTTGTACATTTTTGTCGGGTTGCTTCACTGCTTTGATGTGGTCACATTCATCGGTTGACGAATATACCTATCGAAATGTTGAAATTGACGGTTTTTTTGTCAATGACGTGCGCTCAAAATTGATTGTAACCAGCTACGATAATGCTTATTCATTTTCGATTTCAGAAAGTTTTGCTGATACCTTGATGCTCTCAAGAGAAATACAATTCACTCCGGAATTTGCCAATTTTATCATCAACGAGGAAAATGAAATCAAGGGTTCAATCACATTAACCTATAAGTTTGCGCATAACGATGATCGTAGCCCAGAGCAGACAAAAGCGCTTAGGGCGCAACTTGCTTCCCTTGGATTCAAGGCTTCAAGAGATAAAATGACTTATACCAGAGATACGAGCCTTCATGGTCGCAAGCATTTGTTACCAGAAGGAATTCAATTACAACGATTAGACAAGAAACTGACAATTAGAGTTCGACAGCCAGCCAGTATACCCATGGAAGTTATTGGGGATGTTACTGAAAAAGTATTATTAACACCTGTGACATTACTAATAGATAGTATAGTAACGCCGGTTTTATTTATGCAAGATTTGACCAGACATTAAAACCCTCGTCATGATTATACGCCAATTCATAGGTGATGGGCGTCTGAGGATAGTCTGTTTGTAGTTGCTTTTGATACGCGCTCTGAACCACTCGTTGGCTAAGCTTCGCATCTTTTTCCGTATTCCATACGCCATTGACAAAAAATAGGCTTATGGGGGTTCCACAGGATTGGACGCTATCCTTTTCACTGGCAAGGCTGAGCGATGATGTGGAAAAAATTGTTCCTAGCAAGCAGTACATAGAAATGCGTGTGCATTTTTGTAGGTAATGAGCAGTCATTCGTTTCATTTAATTTTCCTCCATAAACTCGATATACAGGCAAGGTTGAGCAACGTCCTTGAAAGAAAGGACTTGCCCACTGCGATACATATTAAAATGGCTATAGACCTCAGCACGCTCAGGCGTGTTAATGAGTAAGGCCTGACTCCAAGCGCCAAGATGGTGCGGCATAATGTCTTCATCTAACCAGCCGTTTGCAACGGCTTCATCTACTCGATCAAACAAACATTGTATTGCCGCATCCATTAGACCTTCAGTCGCGTCTAGGCGTGTGGTATCATTGCTATGCCTTGCCATAATGGTTTCTTGCAGCATAGCGGCATCTTGGTACATGGCATAGCGCAGATTTCGCAGTTTGTCACCGGGGAGTCGCTCATAAATCGCCAACTCCAAATCATCACGGATACCATCGCCATCGCTATCAATCCCCTCTAGGGTTAGTTTCCCCGCCTCGCCTGGGTGGGCAGGGATGGTGGCATCGGGATCTACGGAAAAACCTGGATGCGGGAAAGGGTCAGCGTCTGGCGTTGTCAGATTGGGAGATTGGTTAGCGGATTGTTTGGTGGATTGTTTGGTGGATTGTTTGGTGGATTGTTTGGTGGATTGGTTGGCGGGATCGTTTAGCGGTTTAGTTGCATCTGCCCATGCTGTGTTTCCCAGTAGCACTAGCGCTACGAAGATTGCCTTTATTGGGAAGATTGCCTTTATTGGGAAGGCACTTATTGATTTTTCCATTGTTTTTTTTGCCATTAATTTTGCCCTGCTGGTCTGTTGAGTTTTTGCTATACCATAACACAAAACAACGATGAATCATTTCTGATGCGGTAATTTATGATACACTGTGATACGTGTTATTTTATGGGCTGATAGATGCAGTAGTCTAGCAAGATGCAGCAGTCTAGCAGCAGTCTAGGCGTGATAATCACCACGCCCGGCCATCATAACTCGCAACGATAAACCATAACAAACAACGATACGCTATTGCGATGGATAAAACGACCCAACTGCTATTACGTGCGCTAGAAAACACCGTCTACGGACAGTGCGAAGTCATTTTGGATACGGGACAATCGTATGCGTTTGCGGGGAAATACCCAGGGCCTGCCGCCAGTATTCGCATTCACCATCCACAGATGCTCCGCCAAGTGGCGATTGGCGGTGATATTGCCTTTGCCGATGCTTATCGCTTGGGGCATTGGGATAGCGAAGATATTGCTGGGTTGGTTGAGTTTGTGCTTTGTAATGAACACGCATTGCAGCCGTTTATTTTTGGTCAGCGTTTGCGCCAATGGCTATCACAATTGCTGTATGTGTTTCGCCGTAATACCCGCGCGGGCAGCCGCAAAAACATCCATGCGCATTATGACTTGGGTAATGATTTTTATGCGTTGTGGCTAGATGCGACGATGTCTTATTCGTCAGCTTGGTATCGCCACGGCAATGAGGATTTATTTACCGCACAACAGCATAAATATGACCGTATTTTGGCGCAATTTGATACCCAACCACAGCAACTATTGGAAATTGGCTGTGGCTGGGGTGGGTTTGCTGAACGCTGTTTAACCCAGACCAATCACCATGTCAAAGGCATTACCATTTCAACCCAACAACACGATTATGCCGTCCAGCGACTACAGCCGTTTGGCGATGCAGCAACGGTTGTTTTAGAGGATTATCGAGACCAGCGCGGCAAATACGATGGATTGGTGTCGATTGAAATGTTTGAAGCCGTTGGTGAGCGCTATTGGAAAACCTACTTTGCTCAAGTCAACGCGCTGCTACAAAAAAAAGGCACGGCAGTCATTCAAACCATCACCATCGATGACGACCATTTTGCAAATTACCGTAAAAGTGGCGATGCGATTCGTAGCTTTATTTTCCCTGGCGGGATGTTGCCAAGCCCTAGTCGATTGAAACAACTGGCGCAGGCGGCTAATCTGCAAATTACGGATACCTTTTACTTTGGGCAGGATTATGCCAAAACCTTGTTGGATTGGTTAGCGCGGTTTGACCGCCAAGTCGATTTAATTGCGAGCCAACACTTAGACCCTGGGTTTGCCCGATTATGGCGCTTTTATTTGGCGTATTGTGCAGGTGCGTTTAACGCAGGGCGGACCAATGTGGTGCAACTGACACTACGCCATGCGTAACTAGCGAATAAAGTGGTAACAAACGTGGTGCCTCGTGACACGTAAAGCCCCTACGGGTTTGCCCGATACGCCTGTGTCGGATGTGCCTGTGTCGGATGTGCCTGTGGGGCATCGGCGTCGTCATTTGCTGCAATATAGCTTGCTGGCGTTGCCGTTGGCGTTTGCTGGATTGCCGATTTATCTGCATGTCCCCGAATTCTATGCCACGCAGTTTGCGTTATCACTGCCAGAGATTGGTTTGTTATTGCTGTTACTCCGTGCTTTTGACGCAGTGC from Ostreibacterium oceani harbors:
- a CDS encoding superantigen-like protein SSL4; the encoded protein is MAKKTMEKSISAFPIKAIFPIKAIFVALVLLGNTAWADATKPLNDPANQSTKQSTKQSTKQSTKQSANQSPNLTTPDADPFPHPGFSVDPDATIPAHPGEAGKLTLEGIDSDGDGIRDDLELAIYERLPGDKLRNLRYAMYQDAAMLQETIMARHSNDTTRLDATEGLMDAAIQCLFDRVDEAVANGWLDEDIMPHHLGAWSQALLINTPERAEVYSHFNMYRSGQVLSFKDVAQPCLYIEFMEEN
- a CDS encoding SAM-dependent methyltransferase, whose translation is MDKTTQLLLRALENTVYGQCEVILDTGQSYAFAGKYPGPAASIRIHHPQMLRQVAIGGDIAFADAYRLGHWDSEDIAGLVEFVLCNEHALQPFIFGQRLRQWLSQLLYVFRRNTRAGSRKNIHAHYDLGNDFYALWLDATMSYSSAWYRHGNEDLFTAQQHKYDRILAQFDTQPQQLLEIGCGWGGFAERCLTQTNHHVKGITISTQQHDYAVQRLQPFGDAATVVLEDYRDQRGKYDGLVSIEMFEAVGERYWKTYFAQVNALLQKKGTAVIQTITIDDDHFANYRKSGDAIRSFIFPGGMLPSPSRLKQLAQAANLQITDTFYFGQDYAKTLLDWLARFDRQVDLIASQHLDPGFARLWRFYLAYCAGAFNAGRTNVVQLTLRHA